From the Gemmatimonadales bacterium genome, the window TGTCGGCGCAGTTCCGGCTGGGCGGGTTCTACGCCCGCGTGAGCCTGTGGCTGGCCGAATACGACGCCGCGCCCGCCATGCTGCTGGGGCTGGTGGTCGCGGTCGCCGGCCTGCTCTCCGCCCTCCTCGCCAACGACGTCGTATGCCTGGCGATGGCGCCGGTTCTGGCCACGGGCTGCGCGCGGCGCGGCCTCGATCCGGTGCCCTTCCTGCTCGCGCTCGCGGCGGCGGCGAACGTCGGCTCGGCGGCGACCCTGATCGGCAACCCGCAGAACATGCTGATCGGACAGACGCTGGGCCTCTCGTTCCGCGGCTACCTGCTGGACGCGCTCGTACCGGCCGTGCTCGGCCTCGGCGTGGCCTGGGCCGTCATCGCCTGGCGGTACCGCGGGCAATGGTCGCGCCCGGCGCGGCTCACCCGGACCGAGCAGCGCGACCTCGCCTTCGACCGCTGGCAGACGGCCAAGGGCCTCGCGGTCCTGGGCGCCCTCGTCCTGGTGTTCCTGTTCGCGCCCATCCCCCGCGAGGCCGCGGCGCTCACTGCGGCGGGCCTCCTGCTGCTGAGCCGCCGGATGGCCTCGCGCGACATCCTCGGCCAGGTGGACTGGCACCTGCTGGTCCTGTTCGTCGGGCTGTTCGTCGTGAACCAGGCACTGCTCGGCTCCGGCATGCTGGAGCGCGGCCTCGACGCCCTGCGCTCGTCGGGCGTGGACGTGGCCCGGCCCGCGTGGCTGTTCGGCGTCACGGTCGTCCTCTCCAACCTGGTGTCGAACGTGCCGGCGGTCATGCTGCTGCTGCCCGCCGCCCGGGGCCACGCGCAGGCGGGTCCGATCCTGGCGCTGGCGAGCACGCTGGCCGGCAACCTGCTGATCGTGGGGAGCATCGCGAACATCATCGTCGTGGACCAGGCCGGCAGGCTCGGGGTGCCGATCGGCTGGAGACAACACGCACGCGTCGGCGTCCCCGTCACGCTGCTCACCCTCGCCCTCGCGGCCGGCTGGCTGTGGCTGCGGGCGGCCTGACCGACGTGCTCGGGCCGGCCGCTGCGGATCGCCTCCAGCCGCGCGCTGACGCCGCCCTGACGCCCGGGCACCAACGTGCGGGTGCCATGACGATCCGCCTGCCGCTCCGCTCGCCCGCGCCCCGGCGGGCCGCGCTCCTGCCCCTGGCCGCCGCGCTGCTCGCCGCGTGTGCCGCCGGAACCGCCGCCCGACCTGCCGCCGGGCCGGCACCGGGGCCCGCCATCGCGTTCGTCGAGGGGCCGCCGCCGGACCAGAACGACGCGCCCCAGGGGCCGTGCCTCGCGAACCTGCCCGACAGCCTCCTCACGGTGCTCGACACGGTGTACCTGCACGCGTTCCTCGTCGACACCGGCGCCCGAACCCTGCTGGTCCAGGCGGACCTGCTGGCCCAGCGCACGGCCTACCGGCTCCGGCGCCTGCTCGGCGGACGGCTCGACTCCCTGCCGTCCGGAGAACCAGTGGTCACGTGGCGGAGCCGGATCGGTGGCAACCTCGCCGTGAGGGCTCGTCGAGACGGAAACGCGACCTGGCATGAGCTGCTGCCGATGCCGTTCCCGGACACGGTCCCGACGCGGCTGCTGGCGCGGGCGCTGGATTCGGTCGTCGCGAACCGCGAGATGGTCGCCTGGCCGCACGAGGCGCCGCGGGAGTCGCTCGAGATGCGGCTCGCGCTGGCACGGTCCGCGGCGCCCTCGTACACCCGGGCGATCGGAGCCGGCTTCCCCGTGTTCACGCTGCGGTTCCCCGCCGAGGCGCATCCGGAGCTGCTGGCGCATCCGCCGGTGCACTACCCGCCGGAGCTGCGCGACGCGGACATCGAGGGGCACGTGGTGCTGCGCGCGACCATCAACGCGCGCGGACGTCCGGAGCCGGCGAGCATCCGCTACGTATGGCCCGAGAACCGCCCGAAGCCGTCGGGCCAGGCGCTGGTCGTCTACCTGACGTTCGCCGAGGCCGCGCGCGACGTGCTGAGCGAGTCGCACTACCTTCCGGCCAGCCTCGGTGGATGCCCGGTCAGCGCCTCGGTGGACGTGACGTTCGACTTCGGCGTGGCCGCAGGCGTGCGCCCCTAGGCGCCGCGAGCCGCGGCGGCCCGCTCGGGCGCGGCGGCGCCCGGTGCGCGGGACTGCCCCGGCGCGCCCGCCGTCACTAGCTTGCCCTGGCCATGACGCCGCCCGGCCCGCCTCCCGCAGCCGATCCGTTCGACCCCGAGCCCGACGACGTCCGCGCCCTCGGCGAAGCCGCCGCGGACTGGGTCGCCCGGCACTTCGGCGACCTGCGGCAGCTGCCCGTCATCCCCGACGTCACGCCGGCGCAGTCCTTCGCGCGGTTCGCCGAGCCGCTGCCGGAGCTGCCGACGCCGTGGCGCGCGCTGTTCGAGCGGTTCGAGCGCGAGGTCGTTCCCGCCAGCTTCCACCTGCCGAGCCCGCGCTACTTCGGCCTGATGAACCCGACGCCCCTGCCGATCGCGGTGTTCGCGGAGGCGATGGCGGCGGCGCTCAACCAGAACGTCGGCGCCTGGCATCACAGCCCAGCGGCCACGGGCATCGAGCGGATCGTCGTCCGCTGGCTGTGCGAGCTGGCCGGCTACCCGGCGGGCGCGTTCGGCAGTCTGACGACCGGCGGGTCACTGGCCAACACCACCGGGCTCAAGGTGGCGCTGGCGGCGAAGTTCCCCGGGACCACGACCCGCGGCGTGTGGGGGCTCGCGCAGCGCCCGGTGCTCTACGCCTCCGCCGAGGCGCACTTCTCCATCGCGAAGAGCGCGAACATCCTGGGCCTGGGCAGCGCCGCGGGCCTGCGCTCCGTGCCGGTGGACCGCCACGCGCGCCTGGACCTCGGCGCGCTCCGCCGGATGGTGGCGGACGACCGCGCGGCGGGGCTCGACCCGTTCTGCGTCGTGGGCATCGCGGGCGTCACGAGCAACGGCGTGATCGACCCGCTGGACGGCATCGCCGACGCGGCGCGCGACCTCGGCCTGTGGTACCACGTGGACGCGGCGTACGCCGCCGGCGGCCTGATGAGCGACGCGCTGCGCCCGCGCTTCAGCGGGATCGAGCGGGCCGACTCGATCACGATGGACCCGCACAAGTGGTGGTACATGCCCTACCCGTGCGGGGCGATCCTGACCCGGGACGGCGAGGCGGGGCGGCGCGCCTTCTGGTCCGACGCCGTGTACATCCCCGAGACCGACGACGCGATCGAGTTCCGCGACCACGGCCTCGCCGGTTCACGCCCGTTCAGCGCCCTGAAGCTGTGGATGGCGATGAAGCTGGTCGGCCGGCGGGCGTACGGCCGGATGGCCGAGGCGCAGGTCGCGTTGACCGAGCGGTTCGTCGCCGAGCTGACGCGCGACGGCGACTGGGAGGCCGTGACGCCGGTCGATACGGCGATCGCAGCGGTGCGGTGGACGGGGAAGTTGCGAGACGCCAAGTCGCGGAGTGGTTCGGAGATGGACGGCCTGCAGGACGAGATCGTGCGGCGGGTCCTGGCCAAGCGGCGCTGGTGGATCTCCCCGACCACGACCGTGGGCCGGCGGGCGATCCGGGTGATGGTGATCAGCTACCTGACCCGGTGGGAGCACCTGCAGGAGCTGATCGGCGAGCTCAGGGAGGCGGCGCGACCCTCATGAACAGGACCACCACCGCCATCACACGCGCCGAGCAGGCGGCGGCTGACCTTCCGTGGGCGGCGGACGACTGCGACGGCCGCCACGGTCACCAGCCCGAAGGCCTCGAGCCCCGCCAGCGCGGGCACCACCGCTCCGAGCGGCATCCCCCCCTCGCGCCCGCGCCGGCGCCGGCCTGAAAAGCCGCGCGCCCGGGGATGGCTCCCCGGGCGCGTCAGCCGCCGGCCTGCTGCTACTCCTCGCTGGTCAGCCCCGCCAGCTCCGGCGCCGCGGCCACGGCCACCGGCTCGGCCGGCGGCGGCGGCTCGAAGCCCTCCGGCGGCTCCACGTCGATCTCGTGGTAGCGGTAGATGCCGGTGCCCGCGGGGATCAGGTGCCCGATGATGATGTTCTCCTTGAGCCCGAGCAGGTCGTCGCGGGCGCCGCGGATCGCCGCGTCGGTCAGCACGCGGGTCGTCTCCTGGAAGCTGGCGGCCGAGATGAACGACTGGGTCGTGAGGCTCGCCTTGGTGATGCCGAGGAGCAGCGGCTCCGCCGAGGCGGGCTTGCCGCCCTTGCGGGTCACCCGGGTGTTCTCCTCGCGGAACACGACCTTGTCCACGTGCTCGCCCTCGAGGAACTCGGTGTCGCCGGGATCCTGGATGCGCACCTTCTGCAGCATCTGCTTCACGATCACGCCGATGTGCTTGTCGTTGATCTTCACGCCCTGGAGGCGGTAGACCTCCTGCACCTCGTTGAGCAGGTACTCCTGCACCGCCCGCGGGCCCTTGATCTGCAGGATGTCGTGCGGGTTCACCGGGCCCTCGGTGAGGCGGTCGCCCGCCCGCACCCGGTCGCCCTCGTGGACGCGCAAGTGCTTGCCGGCCGGCACCTCGTACAGCAGCGGCTCCGCCGACTCGTCGCTGACCACGGTGCCGTCCTTCAGGGTGCGGACGTGGTGCACGTAGATCTCGCGCTTGCCGCGCTTGATCTCCCCGAACCGCACCACGCCGTCGATCTCCGAGATGGTGGCCGGGTCCTTGGGCCGCCGCGCCTCGAACAGCTCCGCCACCCGCGGGAGGCCGCCGGTGATGTCGCGCGTCTTGTACGCCTCGCGGCTGATCTTGGCCAGCGTCTGGCCGGCCGCCGCCTCCTCGCCGTCGTCCACCAGGAGCTGCGCGCCCTCGGGGACGACGAAGTCGCGGACCTTGCGCTCCTTGCCGCCCTTGGCCTGCACGATCTCGATGTGCGGGTGGAGCTTCTTCTCGCGGTCCTCGATGATCACCCGCTGCCGGAGCCCGGTGAGCTCGTCGAACTCCTCGCGGATCGTCTCGTCGTCGACGATGTCGCGGAACCGCACGGTCCCCGCCAGGTCGCTGATGATCGGCGTGGTGTACGGGTCCCAGGTGAACAGCAGCGCGTCGCGCTTCACCTCGTCCCCGTCGCCGACCGACAGCGTCGCGCCCAGCGGCACCTGGAAGCGCGACCGGACCCGTCCGTCGTCGTCGGTCAGCACCAGCTCGCCGTCGTGCTTGGTGACGATGCGCCGCCCGTCGCCCGCCTCCACGAACTGGAGCCGGTCGCCGTACTCCACGGTCCCCTCGAGCTTGCTCTTGCGGGCCGTCACCTCGGCGATGCGCGCCGCGGTGCCGCCGATGTGGAAGGTCCGCAGCGTCAGCTGGGTGCCCGGCTCGCCGATGGACTGGGCGGCCAGGATGCCGACCGCCTCGCCGATGTCCACCATGTCCATGGTGGCGAGGTTGCGCCCGTAGCACATCCGGCACAGCCCGCGCTTCGACTCGCAGGTCAGGACCGAGCGGATGCGCACGTCCTCGATGCCGGCGTCCTCGATGGCCTGCGCGGTCTGCTCGTCGATCAGCCCGCCGGCCGCGACCAGCACCTTCGGGTCGCCGTGGTCGTCCAGCTCGTGCGGGTCGAAGATGTCGTCGGCCGCCACGCAGCCCACGATGCGCTCCGACAGCGGCTCGACGATGTCCTCGCCCTCCTTCAGGGCCTGGACCTCGAGCCCCAGCACGGTGCCGCAGTCCTCCTCGCTGATGGTGACGTCCTGCGCCACGTCCACCAGCCGCCGGGTGAGGTAGCCGGCGTCGGCCGTCTTGAGCGCGGTGTCGGCCAGGCCCTTCCGCGCGCCGTGGGTCGAGATGAAGTACTCGAGCACCGACAGCCCCTCGCGGAAGTTCGAGCGGATCGGGCTCTCGATGATCTCGCCGATGCCGCCGGTGAGCTTCTTCTGCGGCTTGGCCATCAGCCCGCGCATCCCGGCCAGCTGCCGGATCTGGTCGCGCGAGCCGCGGGAGCCGGAGTCGAACATCATGAACACCGGGTTGAACCCGCCCTTCGCCCCGCCCATCCCGCGCACCATCTCGTCGGCGATGTCGTTGTTGGCGTGGGTCCAGGCGTCGATCACCCGGTTGTAGCGTTCGCCGTTGGTGATCGAGCCGCTCTGATACGCCTTCTGGAAGCGCTGGATGCGCTCCTCGGCGGCCGTCAGCAGCCGCGCCTTGGCCTCCGGGATCTGCAGGTCCTCGATGCCGATCGAGATCCCGCCCAGCGTCGCGAACCCGAACCCGGCCGACTTCAACCGGTCGAGGAACTCCACCGTGGGCGCCAGCCCCAGCTCGCGGTAGCTCTGGAAGACCAGGTCGGAGAGGTTCTTCTTCCGCATGGTCTCGTTCTTGAACTGCAGCTCCCGCGGCAGGATCGCGTTGAACAGCAC encodes:
- a CDS encoding energy transducer TonB is translated as MTIRLPLRSPAPRRAALLPLAAALLAACAAGTAARPAAGPAPGPAIAFVEGPPPDQNDAPQGPCLANLPDSLLTVLDTVYLHAFLVDTGARTLLVQADLLAQRTAYRLRRLLGGRLDSLPSGEPVVTWRSRIGGNLAVRARRDGNATWHELLPMPFPDTVPTRLLARALDSVVANREMVAWPHEAPRESLEMRLALARSAAPSYTRAIGAGFPVFTLRFPAEAHPELLAHPPVHYPPELRDADIEGHVVLRATINARGRPEPASIRYVWPENRPKPSGQALVVYLTFAEAARDVLSESHYLPASLGGCPVSASVDVTFDFGVAAGVRP
- a CDS encoding SLC13 family permease, whose amino-acid sequence is MDTAVLIVFAAVYAGMLLGEIPGLALDRAGVALLGAIALVAAGRFTVGQAWNAVDVPTLALLLGLMVVSAQFRLGGFYARVSLWLAEYDAAPAMLLGLVVAVAGLLSALLANDVVCLAMAPVLATGCARRGLDPVPFLLALAAAANVGSAATLIGNPQNMLIGQTLGLSFRGYLLDALVPAVLGLGVAWAVIAWRYRGQWSRPARLTRTEQRDLAFDRWQTAKGLAVLGALVLVFLFAPIPREAAALTAAGLLLLSRRMASRDILGQVDWHLLVLFVGLFVVNQALLGSGMLERGLDALRSSGVDVARPAWLFGVTVVLSNLVSNVPAVMLLLPAARGHAQAGPILALASTLAGNLLIVGSIANIIVVDQAGRLGVPIGWRQHARVGVPVTLLTLALAAGWLWLRAA
- the rpoC gene encoding DNA-directed RNA polymerase subunit beta', whose amino-acid sequence is VPVAHIWFFKTLPSPMANLLDITLRNLERVIYYTNYVVIDPGQQDVEEKQLLDEDEYLALRQKAREAGDPAFRADIGAPALRHLLERLDVDKLSERLRSEVGGETSQHRKKQLLKRLKVVDAFRNSGESGDVRNNPAWMILDVIPVIPPDLRPLVPLDGGRFATSDLNDLYRRVINRNNRLQKLMQHRAPEVILRNEKRMLQEAVDALFDNGRRSKAIRGRGKRPLKSLSDMLKGKQGRFRQNLLGKRVDYSGRSVIVVGPELRLHQCGLPKTMAVELFKPFIIHKLVDKGIAETVKRAKKIVERESPEVYEILEEIIQDHPVLLNRAPTLHRLGIQGFEPVLVEGKAIRIHPLVCAAFNADFDGDQMAVHVPLSFEAQLESRLLMISSNNILKPSDGRPVAEPSQDMVLGCYFLTKEPADFAEKIKAGAPSYGDMAEVETALLHQRVRHHTAIRFWWVDVQGRGRWVETTVGRVLFNAILPRELQFKNETMRKKNLSDLVFQSYRELGLAPTVEFLDRLKSAGFGFATLGGISIGIEDLQIPEAKARLLTAAEERIQRFQKAYQSGSITNGERYNRVIDAWTHANNDIADEMVRGMGGAKGGFNPVFMMFDSGSRGSRDQIRQLAGMRGLMAKPQKKLTGGIGEIIESPIRSNFREGLSVLEYFISTHGARKGLADTALKTADAGYLTRRLVDVAQDVTISEEDCGTVLGLEVQALKEGEDIVEPLSERIVGCVAADDIFDPHELDDHGDPKVLVAAGGLIDEQTAQAIEDAGIEDVRIRSVLTCESKRGLCRMCYGRNLATMDMVDIGEAVGILAAQSIGEPGTQLTLRTFHIGGTAARIAEVTARKSKLEGTVEYGDRLQFVEAGDGRRIVTKHDGELVLTDDDGRVRSRFQVPLGATLSVGDGDEVKRDALLFTWDPYTTPIISDLAGTVRFRDIVDDETIREEFDELTGLRQRVIIEDREKKLHPHIEIVQAKGGKERKVRDFVVPEGAQLLVDDGEEAAAGQTLAKISREAYKTRDITGGLPRVAELFEARRPKDPATISEIDGVVRFGEIKRGKREIYVHHVRTLKDGTVVSDESAEPLLYEVPAGKHLRVHEGDRVRAGDRLTEGPVNPHDILQIKGPRAVQEYLLNEVQEVYRLQGVKINDKHIGVIVKQMLQKVRIQDPGDTEFLEGEHVDKVVFREENTRVTRKGGKPASAEPLLLGITKASLTTQSFISAASFQETTRVLTDAAIRGARDDLLGLKENIIIGHLIPAGTGIYRYHEIDVEPPEGFEPPPPAEPVAVAAAPELAGLTSEE
- a CDS encoding aspartate aminotransferase family protein: MTPPGPPPAADPFDPEPDDVRALGEAAADWVARHFGDLRQLPVIPDVTPAQSFARFAEPLPELPTPWRALFERFEREVVPASFHLPSPRYFGLMNPTPLPIAVFAEAMAAALNQNVGAWHHSPAATGIERIVVRWLCELAGYPAGAFGSLTTGGSLANTTGLKVALAAKFPGTTTRGVWGLAQRPVLYASAEAHFSIAKSANILGLGSAAGLRSVPVDRHARLDLGALRRMVADDRAAGLDPFCVVGIAGVTSNGVIDPLDGIADAARDLGLWYHVDAAYAAGGLMSDALRPRFSGIERADSITMDPHKWWYMPYPCGAILTRDGEAGRRAFWSDAVYIPETDDAIEFRDHGLAGSRPFSALKLWMAMKLVGRRAYGRMAEAQVALTERFVAELTRDGDWEAVTPVDTAIAAVRWTGKLRDAKSRSGSEMDGLQDEIVRRVLAKRRWWISPTTTVGRRAIRVMVISYLTRWEHLQELIGELREAARPS